The genomic DNA CTGTTAGCTCAGGACGGGTATCACGATGGTAATACAGATCAGAAAGTACGGCCTAGGCCCTTCTGGCTagaggttaaaaaattaaaaaaaaaaacatcaacatCTCACTCATCAGAAGAGCCTAGTAACCCAATCCATGTTTAGTACATGCCTGGTGGATTTGATGAtttagacaagaaaaaaaataaaaaacctctaAATAGTGATACAATTTAATACTACTACAAAATTATCTACATGGAATAATCAGTCCAGGTCAAACAACAGGGCGTAGTCAAACAAAGGCACATTGTGTTCTGTGATCGGAGAAGAAGAGGGCAGAGCTGTCGGAGCAGGCGACGTCATAGAGGACATGGTCTGTACTGGATGGGTTGGGTGTAGGatttggagcaagctctgcaccatccgGCAGATCATCTCCATCAAGTTCTGGGGCCGGTGTGCAGAGACCCTCATCTTCCTCAGCGGGGCGGTCTGTGTGGGTTCGCTGGGCAGAGGGCTGTGTCAGGGGTGATGTGGACAGTCCATCGCCAGGTGTGGACTTTGCTGGTTTTCCTCGGAGGTTTCGTTGGTATTGGATTGTCTTGTGTTATCAGAATGACTGCTCCTCAGACTCCGGAGCCCGCTCAGACCCGAATGCTGCTCTTAATTGGCCAGAAACTGCTCCTCTTCCAAAGATATCTGCAAGTGACAAAGAAAAGTGATGAAATATTCACCAATAAGATCCTAATATTACAATGAGGAGAATGATGGAAAATCAATTAATACACAAACAATTATGGAGAAAACATGTACTTTTTATATACAATAACAGATAATTGGAAACCGTCAGCAAGGCTGCAGACCAGCGCATCACTAACAGCTTCGCCCATACAAACAAGAGACGGCACGCCGTATGGTGTAAGGGCATGTTCACATGTGGCAGAGGTCTAGGGGATGAGATCTGTACATCTTCATGGGGAGGCTGCAAGAACCCATCCATGAGGGTGAAGGAAACACATCCACTGATTCACAGTACAAACGTGTCACAAGATGCTACTTACCTCGAATACTTAGGGGGCCGGTAACCACTGGAAGGCAGCACTGGTGGTCTGTGCACTTTATAATAAGCTGCAGACtataggattaaaaaaaaaaaagaaaacctattAGCAACTTTGTTTACATTTACATTAAAAAATAAAACTAAAGAGGCTCCAGATGGAGGGTCCCCCGGCCAGCAGTGACAGGAGAGGGGGCTGCACATGCACCGGCCCCATTCACTGCTATGGGAGCTGTGCATACGGTGGAGCAGTGAGAACCAGCGCATGTGCAGCCTCCTCTCCTGGACAGGTGATAATGGGATCAAGCAATCGTACAAGTCTGGGGGGCCGGGTCCCCTATGTGCACGGAGGGTCAGTGATCCATTTACTGTCCACAGGAGCGGCAGTGACACAAGTGCATGAACGCCCACAGACAAAAATTGGGACGgtgacgtgtgtgtgacccccTCTACTTATGATTGGTTCCagcaggcaaaaaaaaaccaaaactgacaCCAAAAAGCGCAGTCATTAAAGGGGTTCACCAGTCACATGATACTCAGGAATTGTCCTTCGGATAAAGCGTTAATATCAGATTGATCTGATAATACGGCACCAGCTCGGAGTGAAGAGGAAGCCATTCTCCAGACCACAGCTCCGCTCAGTGACTACATCCGGCCACCACAGGACCGGGTCACAGCCGAGTGGAAGGTGCCGGATCACCGCCGGTCTGACACTGATCACCCATCCTGAGGACAGGTCAGCAATATTGTGTGACCGGTGACCCCCTTTACATGGAGACTGCTGGACTAAATGACATACAGGGCATAGGATATTATGTGTAAGACAATCCTGCTGCTTCattacacagctgctgcagaacatcatgtcAATCCTATATAGTGTAAACTTGGAGGAGATGGGACTAACTCACTACACTGTCTGGACCAAGAGGCATCAAATGACACTTTACATCACAGCCTTAAAGGGGCGGCCTGAAGGCTGAAGAAATGTCCCTCTAAATCCCCATCCATGTATTGCCCCAGTCTAAACTTACCTGTAATGGAAATTTTTAATACAGTcacattagaaattagtttagattggggCAATGAAGAGATAGGGATTTAGATTTCTGCAGCCTTCAGACTTCACCCCCTTTAAAGGGGAGTCCATCAGCACAGGACGACTGTGcccaccaagcacaggcgctcgtgCATCATGGCGGCTAATCATTAaatccaccttcccacctgctggcTTTCCCCTCTTAGATAGAAAACCAGCAGGTAGGAAGGTGGAGGTAAGTGATCGGACCAAGATGcacgagcgcctgtgcttggtgggAACAGTCGTCCTGTGCTGGAGAACCCCTATAGATAACAGACCTTTCGGTCGGTGCTTACCTTCATCCGGATGTGGGTCCTTCTGTCAGTCATTTCCAGGACATTTAGCTGCGGTGCATCCACCTGGGTGGACCATGGAATAGTAGAAGGGGGTAAACTATCAGCCATATTCTTTTCATTAATAAAGCTCGCCtcctataaaagaaaaaaaaaagaaaagtcaggTAACATCTCAGATACAATTGTGAAAATATCCATTAACCCTTAGGGATTTTATCACCAGCCTGGTCAGTATAACAATGTGGAGATGCATTTTATGCACCTTAGTTTGTCACCCCCTGCTCGGTACAATTGGTCACCCATCCCCTGCTCTGTAGTGTGACATTTTTTTCCCATGGTAAACAATATAATATACACTAATGGCAGCTACTGCAGGACGGCTGCTCTCATGCTTATGTGGCCCCCAGTGCTCGTCTGAGCCCTCGGCCAAAGCCTGACAGCAGCGCTCCCACAGTAGCTGCCATTATGGCACAGCTTGCAGTTATTACACAGGCCAGCAGATGGCAGCACCGAGTCATCATCATGTAACGCTGCATATTCACCAGTGATCCCCATCTCCAGTCCTCAGGCGCCCCCATGAGTGCATATTGAACTATCACCTGTGAAATACTAGGAAACCCTGAAAACGAACTCATGGGGGCTCTTGACAACTGGAGATGGGGAACACTGGTCTACATAACGGTCATCAACCTGTACCACTTCAGCAgttgacactacaactcccagcatgccctacaGAACCACAGGATCCCAACCCCCATTCTAAAGATCAGGGAACTACAAATAGACAGCAAATGTAATCGTACAGTTTAAACAGAAGGTTATACAAAGAAAGTGATGTAAATCCAAGTGAGCACTGCCATAGAAAGAGAGGGATAACTGGCAGTAACCCCAGGATCTCTACACCCAATGTGAACCATCCCATCAGAGTACAGAGATCCCGACACTAAAGTGTTGTGTGAAGTGTGTACATTACATGAGAAGAAGGGGAATCCGAAACACAGGTATAAAATATTATCCAATAAACGAGTAATGAGAATAGCAGAAATAATCACAATGTGGTATACGAGTATGTGCACGGGATATACTAATGGAGAAGACCCTCAGTGTGAAGCAAAATGGCAAAGAAACTAAGAAAACCAGATGTGGTGAAAGAGAAAGAAATGGAATTCTCTTTCTGACGTCTCAGGGTTTTCACAATATAAACATAATACAATATTATGAAAAAACCTCTGACCACATCTGTTCTTCTGCTTTGTTTCTTTCCATGTTTGCTTTAATCCGAGGGTGAAAGCAAAATGGATAAGAACAAAGGTAGATAAAGTAAATAAGCAAGTaaccagtgggggagggggggcacaTGAGGATATCAGCATTGGTTAAATATGGACCCCATAATAATTTGGACAAAatcactctatatatatataatatatatatataaccccggGTTCACACAGTCTGATCGCAGTGTCGGGGGTCTCCTGCCCTGAACTCCACAGCCTCATAGGAATATAAGAGGTTGTAGAGTCCAGACTAGGAGACCCCCAGCACCGTGACCTGGATGTGTGAACGCGGCCTTAGTCGGTGTTGCCTGCTGCTTTATTGGACGACACAGGGACCCATTCTCCTATCCTGGATAGTGTGTGATGGATACATCCGCTCTACTCAATGGGTTCATGTGTTGAACAATCAGGCAGCACACGGACACCGCATACATGTGTGAATACAGTTATAACATATAACTCACCTGCAGAGTGTTGCTGTTCACACCATAGTAGAGGCTCTTCCATGGGCCAAAGTTGTCGGTGGACTTTGTCAGCTCGATGACCATGTTGTCGGTCGACACGTTGACAGCGATCTCGTTGGTGTTCAGGCCGTACTGCGGCAGGAAGGCCACAAATAAGACGGAAGGAGCATTCGATGTCTTCACACAAAAGCGGACTTCACACTGGTAGCTGCTGACCTCTGAGGTGACGCTGTGCTGGTCAATGTCCTTCACGTGGATGAGGAGAGTCACTGTGGTGGCATCCTGGGAGCAAGTGACTATGGGACACTTGGAGACCCCATTGGATTGAAGAGAGTCCTCTTTGGCTGGAGAAGGAGTGGGCATCAGGCTGGGTGGGGTCCGCTGGACCACGGGCAGGGTGATCACCAGCTGCTTCTTGGTATCGCAAAGTTGTCGCGTGGCCCGACTGTCCTCCACCAGGTAGGGCAAGTTCAGCTGCAGCTTGTAGGCCGGATTGTAGGATTCCAGGCTCAGATCCTTGGGGTGGATTTGCAGGTTGATGGCGGTCTGGAGGTTCAGTAGGGGCAGGTAT from Anomaloglossus baeobatrachus isolate aAnoBae1 chromosome 12, aAnoBae1.hap1, whole genome shotgun sequence includes the following:
- the LOC142258411 gene encoding protein kintoun-like, encoding MQCLDVQDLNLQELFTKYVAETRDSENRRRYEQDMQEIARQKGYDVQFIQPQPCYVLRTIVNGRNKAYVNVCISPEIQKPHHAPDTSEESGQHWTLPYVINPARQELDPEHCRVLVYDVVFHPDTLQQASQSDRFSTYVDLTALTSVSREYRVQVDTENFQIMANYYMGRERPTFIIKPISGEAPKPQRSGETTQPPTAARDSRPSPPEPTIPEYTIRHRSFLSLQDSRNSRDSAPNPVPQELVITVYLPLLNLQTAINLQIHPKDLSLESYNPAYKLQLNLPYLVEDSRATRQLCDTKKQLVITLPVVQRTPPSLMPTPSPAKEDSLQSNGVSKCPIVTCSQDATTVTLLIHVKDIDQHSVTSEVSSYQCEVRFCVKTSNAPSVLFVAFLPQYGLNTNEIAVNVSTDNMVIELTKSTDNFGPWKSLYYGVNSNTLQEASFINEKNMADSLPPSTIPWSTQVDAPQLNVLEMTDRRTHIRMKSAAYYKVHRPPVLPSSGYRPPKYSRYLWKRSSFWPIKSSIRV